Proteins from a single region of Procambarus clarkii isolate CNS0578487 chromosome 32, FALCON_Pclarkii_2.0, whole genome shotgun sequence:
- the LOC138370484 gene encoding uncharacterized protein, translated as MNLMRCSIRWTGEEVGTSEQEVETSEQEVETSEQEVETSEQEVETGEQEVETGEQEVETSEQEVETSEQEVETSEQEVETSEQEVETSEQEVETSEQEVETSEQEVETSQQEVETGEQEVETSEQKVETSEQEVETSEQEVETSEQEVETSEQKVETSEQEDLLYTG; from the coding sequence ATGAATTTAATGAGATGCAGCATCCGATGGACAGGAGAGGAGGTAGGGACCAGTGAACAAGAGGTAGAGACCAGTGAACAAGAGGTAGAGACCAGTGAACAAGAGGTAGAGACCAGTGAACAAGAGGTAGAGACCGGTGAACAAGAGGTAGAGACCGGTGAACAAGAGGTAGAGACCAGTGAACAAGAGGTAGAGACCAGTGAACAAGAGGTAGAGACCAGCGAACAAGAGGTAGAGACCAGCGAACAAGAGGTAGAGACCAGTGAACAAGAGGTAGAGACCAGTGAACAAGAGGTAGAGACCAGTGAACAAGAGGTAGAGACCAGTCAACAAGAGGTAGAGACCGGTGAACAAGAGGTAGAGACCAGTGAACAAAAGGTAGAGACCAGCGAACAAGAGGTAGAGACCAGCGAACAAGAGGTAGAGACCAGTGAACAAGAGGTAGAGACCAGTGAACAAAAGGTAGAGACCAGCGAACAAGAGGACCTCTTATACACTGGGTGA